One segment of Physeter macrocephalus isolate SW-GA chromosome 3, ASM283717v5, whole genome shotgun sequence DNA contains the following:
- the LOC102991757 gene encoding regulatory solute carrier protein family 1 member 1 isoform X6 → MSSLPTSDGFNHQAHPSGRSPEIGSPSSLAHSVSASVCPVEPSDPDSIEPKALKALRASAEFQVTSEKKEHLPLQDLSDCASSADSAPADQSPATPLQNSLEEAIVADNLEKSAERSTQGLTSHLHTRQEVSLSVTRMQEPPRLKDEKGWHQEYRDLSQASGLQQHEEPRDEQHEVIQQNVPHDQERLCNTGDLELLGERQQDQQRGIGSGATVKGDRLQQTVDLSGTEKNILPSGCFGCSSSETPMEVDVVEQSLVAVLNSAGGQNTNVKNIGASDLTVDNPLMEVETSKCNPSSEILSNSISTRDLQLPESDVEMSGTSKECGNCPSSLVSLCGSGQPSVESTEESCSSVTAALKELHELLVISSKPASENTSEEVTCQSETVTEGQTGIKDLSERWTQNEHLAATQSEHCSQVSFHQAISVTVKTEELTYTSTDAGVEDVENINFRGPGDGVLTDKEGVPKSKESINESSSVTAASAETSNQLPCTFGVEISPRLLAGEEDALNQTSEQTESLSSSFILVKDLGQGTQNPVTDRPETRENVCSEAAGPLLEFVPPTSHPSSSPSFLAPLIFPAADIDRILRAGFTLQEALGALHQVGGNADLALLVLLAKNIVVPT, encoded by the coding sequence ATGTCATCATTACCAACTTCAGATGGATTTAACCATCAAGCCCATCCTTCAGGACGGAGTCCTGAGATTGGCAGTCCTTCAAGTCTTGCTCACTCTGTCTCTGCTTCAGTCTGCCCTGTTGAGCCCAGTGACCCAGACAGCATCGAACCTAAAGCTCTGAAGGCTTTGAGGGCTTCAGCTGAATTCCAGGTAACCTCTGAAAAGAAAGAACACCTTCCTCTACAGGATCTTTCTGATTGTGCTTCTTCAGCAGACAGTGCTCCAGCAGACCAGAGTCCAGCTACGCCTTTGCAGAATTCACTCGAAGAAGCCATTGTTGCAGATAATCTAGAGAAATCTGCTGAAAGAAGCACCCAGGGCCTCACATCTCATCTCCACACAAGACAGGAAGTTAGTTTATCTGTCACTAGGATGCAAGAACCACCGAGGCTTAAAGATGAAAAGGGTTGGCATCAAGAATATCGGGACCTGAGTCAAGCGAGTGGCCTTCAGCAGCATGAAGAGCCACGGGATGAACAGCATGAGGTCATACAACAGAATGTTCCGCATGACCAAGAACGTCTTTGTAACACAGGGGACCTTGAGCTTCTTGGAGAAAGGCAACAGGATCAACAGAGAGGTATTGGTTCAGGAGCTACGGTGAAAGGAGACAGGCTACAGCAGACTGTGGACCTTTCGGgtacagagaaaaatattctaCCTTCAGGATGCTTTGGCTGCTCAAGTTCAGAAACACCTATGGAAGTAGATGTAGTTGAACAGTCCCTAGTTGCTGTACTTAATTCAGCAGGTGGTCAGAATACCAATGTCAAGAACATCGGTGCATCTGATCTCACCGTAGATAATCCCTTGATGGAAGTAGAAACATCCAAATGTAacccttcctctgaaattttgaGTAATTCCATTTCCACTCGGGATTTACAGCTTCCAGAAAGTGATGTTGAAATGTCTGGGACAAGTAAAGAATGCGGGAATTGCCCCTCCTCTTTAGTAAGTCTCTGTGGCAGTGGTCAGCCGTCTGTAGAGTCCACAGAGGAATCTTGCTCGTCTGTAACGGCAGCCTTGAAGGAACTTCATGAACTTTTGGTCATTAGTAGTAAACCAGCTTCAGAAAACACATCGGAAGAAGTTACCTGTCAATCAGAGACAGTAACTGAGGGCCAGACAGGTATTAAGGACCTTTCTGAGAGATGGACCCAAAATGAGCATCTTGCAGCTACCCAGAGTGAACACTGTTCACAGGTCTCCTTTCATCAGGCCATATCTGTAACAGTGAAGACAGAAGAATTAACATACACTTCAACTGACGCTGGAGTAGAAGATGTAGAAAATATTAACTTCAGGGGTCCAGGTGATGGCGTATTAACTGATAAGGAAGGCGTCCCCAAGTCTAAGGAGTCCATAAATGAGAGCAGTTCTGTCACTGCAGCCTCAGCTGAAACGTCCAATCAACTACCTTGCACCTTTGGTGTAGAAATTTCACCCAGACTTCTAGCAGGTGAGGAGGATGCACTCAATCAGACTTCTGAGCAAACTGAGTCCTTGTCATCCAGTTTCATATTGGTTAAAGATTTGGGTCAGGGCACACAGAATCCAGTGACAGACAGGCCTGAGACTAGAGAAAATGTCTGTTCTGAAGCTGCAGGGCCACTTCTAGAATTTGTACCACCTACCAGCCATCCATCATCAAGTCCCTCCTTTCTTGCACCATTAATTTTTCCTGCTGCGGACATTGACCGGATTCTCCGTGCCGGCTTTACTTTGCAGGAAGCTCTTGGGGCTTTGCATCAAGTTGGTGGAAATGCAGACCTTGCACTTCTTGTTTTGCTAGCAAAGAACATTGTAGTTCCTACATAA